The following coding sequences lie in one Spinacia oleracea cultivar Varoflay chromosome 1, BTI_SOV_V1, whole genome shotgun sequence genomic window:
- the LOC110788383 gene encoding uncharacterized protein isoform X2, giving the protein MQLWESWISHIFACMGGCLGCCTRPQLITAVDEPSKGLKIQGRTVKKSSRRKETWSSGTYEMDNSAIQSQRSVSSMSTSNQNVDPHGGSGSTSNPSEFVNNGLLLWNQLRQQWVGDRKSRNQPKMREPKLNWNATYETLLGTNKPFPQQIPLPEMVDFLVDVWEQEGLYD; this is encoded by the exons AGGTTGTCTTGGATGCTGTACCAGGCCTCAACTAATTACCGCTGTGGATGAGCCATCAAAAGGATTGAAAATACAAGGCCGAACAGTAAAAAAGTCAAGCCGTCGGAAAGAAACTTGGAGCAGTGGCACATATGAAATGGACAATAGTGCAATTCAGTCACAGAGAAGCGTTTCATCTATGAGCACTTCTAATCAGAACGTTGATCCCCATGGTGGTAGTGGAAGCACAAGCAATCCTTCTGAATTCGTAAATAATG GCCTCCTTCTCTGGAACCAACTAAGGCAGCAGTGGGTTGGCGATAGAAAGTCTCGAAACCAGCCAAAAATGCGTGAACCCAAgttaaa TTGGAATGCCACGTATGAGACTCTACTTGGGACAAATAAGCCATTTCCTCAACAAATTCCTCTGCCT GAAATGGTTGATTTTCTTGTTGATGTCTGGGAACAAGAAGGCTTGTATGATTGA
- the LOC110788383 gene encoding uncharacterized protein isoform X5 has protein sequence MDNSAIQSQRSVSSMSTSNQNVDPHGGSGSTSNPSEFVNNGLLLWNQLRQQWVGDRKSRNQPKMREPKLNWNATYETLLGTNKPFPQQIPLPEMVDFLVDVWEQEGLYD, from the exons ATGGACAATAGTGCAATTCAGTCACAGAGAAGCGTTTCATCTATGAGCACTTCTAATCAGAACGTTGATCCCCATGGTGGTAGTGGAAGCACAAGCAATCCTTCTGAATTCGTAAATAATG GCCTCCTTCTCTGGAACCAACTAAGGCAGCAGTGGGTTGGCGATAGAAAGTCTCGAAACCAGCCAAAAATGCGTGAACCCAAgttaaa TTGGAATGCCACGTATGAGACTCTACTTGGGACAAATAAGCCATTTCCTCAACAAATTCCTCTGCCT GAAATGGTTGATTTTCTTGTTGATGTCTGGGAACAAGAAGGCTTGTATGATTGA
- the LOC110788383 gene encoding uncharacterized protein isoform X4, whose protein sequence is MHGSRGCLGCCTRPQLITAVDEPSKGLKIQGRTVKKSSRRKETWSSGTYEMDNSAIQSQRSVSSMSTSNQNVDPHGGSGSTSNPSEFVNNGLLLWNQLRQQWVGDRKSRNQPKMREPKLNWNATYETLLGTNKPFPQQIPLPEMVDFLVDVWEQEGLYD, encoded by the exons AGCAGAGGTTGTCTTGGATGCTGTACCAGGCCTCAACTAATTACCGCTGTGGATGAGCCATCAAAAGGATTGAAAATACAAGGCCGAACAGTAAAAAAGTCAAGCCGTCGGAAAGAAACTTGGAGCAGTGGCACATATGAAATGGACAATAGTGCAATTCAGTCACAGAGAAGCGTTTCATCTATGAGCACTTCTAATCAGAACGTTGATCCCCATGGTGGTAGTGGAAGCACAAGCAATCCTTCTGAATTCGTAAATAATG GCCTCCTTCTCTGGAACCAACTAAGGCAGCAGTGGGTTGGCGATAGAAAGTCTCGAAACCAGCCAAAAATGCGTGAACCCAAgttaaa TTGGAATGCCACGTATGAGACTCTACTTGGGACAAATAAGCCATTTCCTCAACAAATTCCTCTGCCT GAAATGGTTGATTTTCTTGTTGATGTCTGGGAACAAGAAGGCTTGTATGATTGA
- the LOC110788383 gene encoding uncharacterized protein isoform X3, giving the protein MYAGSFSIGCLGCCTRPQLITAVDEPSKGLKIQGRTVKKSSRRKETWSSGTYEMDNSAIQSQRSVSSMSTSNQNVDPHGGSGSTSNPSEFVNNGLLLWNQLRQQWVGDRKSRNQPKMREPKLNWNATYETLLGTNKPFPQQIPLPEMVDFLVDVWEQEGLYD; this is encoded by the exons AGGTTGTCTTGGATGCTGTACCAGGCCTCAACTAATTACCGCTGTGGATGAGCCATCAAAAGGATTGAAAATACAAGGCCGAACAGTAAAAAAGTCAAGCCGTCGGAAAGAAACTTGGAGCAGTGGCACATATGAAATGGACAATAGTGCAATTCAGTCACAGAGAAGCGTTTCATCTATGAGCACTTCTAATCAGAACGTTGATCCCCATGGTGGTAGTGGAAGCACAAGCAATCCTTCTGAATTCGTAAATAATG GCCTCCTTCTCTGGAACCAACTAAGGCAGCAGTGGGTTGGCGATAGAAAGTCTCGAAACCAGCCAAAAATGCGTGAACCCAAgttaaa TTGGAATGCCACGTATGAGACTCTACTTGGGACAAATAAGCCATTTCCTCAACAAATTCCTCTGCCT GAAATGGTTGATTTTCTTGTTGATGTCTGGGAACAAGAAGGCTTGTATGATTGA